The Vespula vulgaris chromosome 2, iyVesVulg1.1, whole genome shotgun sequence genome has a segment encoding these proteins:
- the LOC127073055 gene encoding conserved oligomeric Golgi complex subunit 8 → MDLDTEKVINLVFPDGIPEPWKENSNFGQYLSKLGGFDVDQLIKEPDHLSDERKSVLETTQELVFGNYKTFIQTAESSREIFKEFNETEIRLDRLVQKIPEFVEKCQTFCDTSKDISTRRRINSLTLTRNAELLEVLEMPQLMESCLRSNQYNEALELSQYARQLGAKHGDIPIIASIVAEIESSWSGMVGQVVGSLRGDLPLPRCLQLVGLLRSMDAFTEPELRIKFLQARDSWLQSLLNAIPKEDPNLHVTKTIELSRIHLFNIITQYRAMFNDDELIMPGRDPNVNESAIFYHWLDEKITQFLTTLEQDLPGVTSIDSILGQCTYFGLSFGRVGADFTGRMSDIFVRVIGDRFELAVRRTTRKFEKDMETFTLINKPQRTDIKSETTTKSEIPPEQLVEFYPLAEYCNGLISAFNELRLCAPVAVSTMCTKLLQESLHSVAKAMLIFYKQEQQAFAAIERDNMIKFAECLSEYLISYIQYCIHAIFPPNQVSKHLGISEIVLQQEGITYLDHKSILEPVLFLLPPTASLKASIVSKLPLPTTQNILNSGNISTNSENSKNSEEVVATSIQKIEIIETKETIENNMKDEKSNIKDEESTEGDIKQISTQSTENILTSINPSSSKSE, encoded by the exons atggATCTAGATACCGAGAAAGTAATAAATCTTGTATTCCCTGATGGAATACCAG AACCATGGAAGGAAAATTCAAACTTTGGTCAATATCTGTCAAAACTTGGTGGATTTGATGTTGATCAATTAA ttaaaGAACCCGATCATTTATCGGATGAGAGAAAATCAGTATTAGAAACTACTCAAGAATTGGTATTTggaaattataaaacttttatacAAACTGCGGAGAGTTCTAGAGAAATATTTAAGGAG TTTAATGAGACCGAAATACGTCTCGATAGGCTGGTGCAAAAAATTCCAGAATTTGTGGAAAAGTGCCAAACGTTTTGTGATACTTCTAAAGATATTAGTACACGTAGAAGAATAAATAGTTTAACATTAACAAGAAATGCTGAATTACTTGAGGTATTAGAGATGCCACAATTAATGGAGTCTTGTTTAAGAAGCAATCAATATAATGAAGCGTTAGAACTTTCTCAATATGCGCGCCAGTTAGGGGCTAAGCATGGCGATATTCCAATTATAGCG TCTATAGTAGCAGAAATTGAAAGTAGTTGGTCTGGAATGGTCGGACAAGTTGTTGGATCGCTTAGAGGAGATTTGCCGCTTCCAAGATGTTTGCAACTAGTAGGACTCTTACGTTCCATGGATGCTTTTACAGAACCTGAGCttcgtataaaatttcttcaagCACGCGATAGTTGGCTGCAAAGTCTTTTGAATGCTATTCCAAAAGAAGATC CTAATCTTCATGTAACGAAAACTATAGAATTATCTAGGAtacatttgtttaatattataacacAATATAGAGCTATGTTCAACGATGACGAACTGATAATGCCTGGTAGGGATCCAAATGTAAATGAATCAgctatattttatcattgGCTAGATGAAAAG ATAACGCAGTTCCTTACAACATTAGAACAAGATTTACCAGGTGTAACATCTATAGATTCCATTTTGGGTCAGTGCACATATTTTGGTTTATCATTTGGTAGAGTAGGTGCTGATTTTACAGGACGAATGTCTGATATATTTGTAAGAGTAATAGGAGACCGATTCGAATTAGCTGTTAGAAGAACGACacgaaaatttgaaaaagatatggagacatttacattaattaataaaccaCAAAGAACTGATATTAAGTCTGAAACTACAACTAaatct gAAATTCCACCAGAACAACTTGTAGAATTTTATCCATTAGCAGAATATTGTAATGGATTAATTTCTGCATTTAATGAACTTAGACTATGTGCACCAGTCGCAGTATCCACCATGTGCACTAAACTTTTGCAAGAATCACTCCACTCTGTAGCTAAAgcaatgttaattttttataaacaagaACAACAG gCATTTGCTGCTATAGAGCGAGATAATATGATTAAATTTGCAGAATGCTTGagtgaatatttaatttcttatatacaGTATTGTATACATGCTATCTTTCCACCAAATCAAGTCTCAAAGCATTTGGGAATTTCAGAAATCGTACTACAGCAagag gGCATTACATATTTGGATCATAAAAGTATATTAGAACCTGTACTATTTTTACTACCACCTACTGCAAGTTTAAAAGCTTCTATTGTATCTAAACTACCTTTGCCTACTACACAAAATATTCTAAACTCTGGTAATATTTCTACAAATTctgaaaattcgaaaaattcgGAAGAAGTTGTTGCTACATCAAtccagaaaatagaaataattgaaacTAAAGAAACAATAGAGAATAAtatgaaagatgaaaaatctAACATCAAAGATGAAGAATCTACCGAAGgagatattaaacaaatttcaacGCAATCAACAGAAAACATTTTAACATCTATAAATCCTAGTAGTTCTAAATcagaataa
- the LOC127073058 gene encoding uncharacterized protein LOC127073058 isoform X1 produces the protein MYKKANKVISTPIESEFPNSSLSMSDIKHSSSDGVKQINTSGIKRIASDSSTNNKKIKRKRRVRKLYKKAAYYNKKGRRLILSETSNSEWETQSIDTYTDKIKLLQTKEKKNQQEIPYKLYETPERIRDAKYNDHNNFLLSPSLISLRSNDNSPNKDIVDKEDDLVFLDEDNKEIDRISPIFVRSNQVKKYPSAREKTSAKKLLVNRESGNWLVDVQIPTNSADLLWDKYISEHSDEFPQHFRSSNIYKADTKKIDTESDTDTDVGDILNILDGEKLKLLKTRELSRIKGSFNKRTGLLTTNNDKIVYISDNESDSKSCKSKWRRGKWIKKKEKLMFSSSDSTDCEIEKQNGKLMSFKEFNAKLKMNRPNRDSNRKMKRYLSSRNKNHVCTSLASSSTMSKGNSKVKIKSMMSLKAVHYKRQSSGNYHITTIESSSS, from the exons ATGTATAAAAAGGCAAATAAAGTGATTAGCACTCCCATCGAAAGTGAATTCCCAAATAGTTCATTGTCGATGTCCGACATAAAGCATAGCTCGTCGGATGgtgtaaaacaaataaatacaagTGGTATTAAAAGAATTGCATCCGATAGTAGTactaataacaaaaaaatcaaacgtaAACGAAGAGTTAGAAAATTGTATAAGAAAGCTGcctattataataaaaaaggaagaagattaATCTTATCGGAAACCTCTAATAGCGAATGGGAAACACAATctatagatacgtatacggataaaataaaattattacaaacgaaagaaaagaaaaatcaacaaGAAATTccatataaattatacgaaacTCCGGAACGTATACGTGATGCGAAATATAACGATCACAATAATTTCTTACTCTCACCGAGTTTAATCTCTTTAAGATCAAACGATAATTCTCCGAACAAAGATATCGTCGATAAAGAAGATGATTTAGTATTTTTGGATGAAGATAACAAAGAAATTGATCGTATCTCTCCTATTTTTG tGAGATCAAATCAGGTTAAGAAGTACCCATCGGCGAGAGAAAAAACATCGGCGAAAAAGTTATTAGTAAATAGAGAAAGTGGAAATTGGCTCGTAGATGTTCAAATACCTACGAATAGTGCCGATTTATTATGGGATAAATACATATCAGAGCATTCCGATGAATTCCCTCAACATTTTCGATCTAGTAACATCTATAAGGCTGATACAAAAAAGATTGATACAGAAAGTGATACTG ATACAGATGTTGgcgatattttaaatatacttgATGGAGAGAAATTAAAGTTATTGAAAACCAGAGAATTGTCTAGAATCAAGGGTAGTTTCAATAAAAGAACGGGTTTGTTAACAACAAACAATGATAAGATTGTTTATATATCAGACAATGAAAGTGATTCGAAATCCTGTAAATCAAAATGGCGGAGAGGAAAAtggattaagaaaaaagaaaaattaatgttcAGTTCAAGCGATAGTACGGATTGTGaaatagagaaacaaaatGGTAAATTAATGTCATTTAAGGAATTTAATGCGAAGCTTAAAATGAATAGACCTAATCGTGATTCGAATCGTAAAATGAAGAGATATCTTTCGTCTCGAAATAAAAACCACGTATGTACTTCTTTAGCTTCGTCGTCCACAATGTCGAAAGGTAACTCtaaagttaaaattaaatcgatgatGTCTTTAAAGGCTGTACATTACAAAAGACAATCAAGTGGTAATTATCATATAACGACTATAGagtcttcgtcgtcgtaa
- the LOC127073058 gene encoding uncharacterized protein LOC127073058 isoform X2, giving the protein MYKKANKVISTPIESEFPNSSLSMSDIKHSSSDGVKQINTSGIKRIASDSSTNNKKIKRKRRVRKLYKKAAYYNKKGRRLILSETSNSEWETQSIDTYTDKIKLLQTKEKKNQQEIPYKLYETPERIRDAKYNDHNNFLLSPSLISLRSNDNSPNKDIVDKEDDLVFLDEDNKEIDRISPIFVRSNQVKKYPSAREKTSAKKLLVNRESGNWLVDVQIPTNSADLLWDKYISEHSDEFPQHFRSSNIYKADTKKIDTESDTDTDVGDILNILDGEKLKLLKTRELSRIKGSFNKRTGLLTTNNDKIVYISDNESDSKSCKSKWRRGKWIKKKEKLMFSSSDSTDCEIEKQNASSSTMSKGNSKVKIKSMMSLKAVHYKRQSSGNYHITTIESSSS; this is encoded by the exons ATGTATAAAAAGGCAAATAAAGTGATTAGCACTCCCATCGAAAGTGAATTCCCAAATAGTTCATTGTCGATGTCCGACATAAAGCATAGCTCGTCGGATGgtgtaaaacaaataaatacaagTGGTATTAAAAGAATTGCATCCGATAGTAGTactaataacaaaaaaatcaaacgtaAACGAAGAGTTAGAAAATTGTATAAGAAAGCTGcctattataataaaaaaggaagaagattaATCTTATCGGAAACCTCTAATAGCGAATGGGAAACACAATctatagatacgtatacggataaaataaaattattacaaacgaaagaaaagaaaaatcaacaaGAAATTccatataaattatacgaaacTCCGGAACGTATACGTGATGCGAAATATAACGATCACAATAATTTCTTACTCTCACCGAGTTTAATCTCTTTAAGATCAAACGATAATTCTCCGAACAAAGATATCGTCGATAAAGAAGATGATTTAGTATTTTTGGATGAAGATAACAAAGAAATTGATCGTATCTCTCCTATTTTTG tGAGATCAAATCAGGTTAAGAAGTACCCATCGGCGAGAGAAAAAACATCGGCGAAAAAGTTATTAGTAAATAGAGAAAGTGGAAATTGGCTCGTAGATGTTCAAATACCTACGAATAGTGCCGATTTATTATGGGATAAATACATATCAGAGCATTCCGATGAATTCCCTCAACATTTTCGATCTAGTAACATCTATAAGGCTGATACAAAAAAGATTGATACAGAAAGTGATACTG ATACAGATGTTGgcgatattttaaatatacttgATGGAGAGAAATTAAAGTTATTGAAAACCAGAGAATTGTCTAGAATCAAGGGTAGTTTCAATAAAAGAACGGGTTTGTTAACAACAAACAATGATAAGATTGTTTATATATCAGACAATGAAAGTGATTCGAAATCCTGTAAATCAAAATGGCGGAGAGGAAAAtggattaagaaaaaagaaaaattaatgttcAGTTCAAGCGATAGTACGGATTGTGaaatagagaaacaaaatG CTTCGTCGTCCACAATGTCGAAAGGTAACTCtaaagttaaaattaaatcgatgatGTCTTTAAAGGCTGTACATTACAAAAGACAATCAAGTGGTAATTATCATATAACGACTATAGagtcttcgtcgtcgtaa